The Spirochaeta isovalerica nucleotide sequence ATAAATCGGATTGATTAATAGGGCGTTTACCATTTCAAGTCCTCATAGCTGCTGATATCCAGTGATTTCCCGTGGCCCTGCAGTTTAACCGCATAGGCCAGCATAAGCGCCGTTACACCCAGTCCGATGACGATGGCCGTCAGTACAAGAGCCTGGGGTACGGGGTCGACGACAGTGTTGACCGCGTTGTAAGCGGAAACCGATTCGCCGATAATAGGCGCGGTCCGTCCCTTGATGAAACCGAGTCCCACCATAACGACGTGTAATCCCGTGTCGAAAACGGAAAATCCGATAATGATTTTGATAATATTCTTCTGCGTGAGAATTCCCCAGACTCCGAGGAGTATAAGGGCGAATCCTGCAATAAGTGCTATAAATCCGTAATCCATTACTTATCCCCCTGCATGCTGTGGAATTTGGCCAGAAGACCGGCCAGTTCGGACCCGACTTTCAATCCGACCAGGATGTAGATGACCGGAACGGCTCCGGCGCTCATAAGATCGCCGACTTTTCCCAGGGGAAGAATGCTGTTGTCCAGGAATCCGCCTGCCAGGAAGATCCCGGCGATACCGAGAGCCACATAGGCGAGACCGGAAATCGATTCGACGACTGCGAAAAGTCCTGTCGCCGCTTTGGATTCCGGTTTGGCCAGAAGGAGAAGGATCAGTCCCGAAGCGATAACCGCTCCGCCCTGGAAACCTCCACCCGGAGTCAGATGCCCGTTGATAAAGATATAAGCGCCGAGCAGGAAAATCAGAGGCGTGATAACTCCGGCCGCTGTTTTGAGCAGCTCGCTGGAATCTCTTGTCTCTCTCTCTACGCCGGATGTGTTCCCTTTTAACAGAAAAGCTACGATAGCTGCCGTGAGGAAAAGAATCGTGACTTCGCCCAGCGTATCGAGACCTCTGTAGGTCACGACAATCGCTGTAACAATATTGGCCGTACCCACTTCATCGGCT carries:
- a CDS encoding sodium:proton antiporter; amino-acid sequence: MDYGFIALIAGFALILLGVWGILTQKNIIKIIIGFSVFDTGLHVVMVGLGFIKGRTAPIIGESVSAYNAVNTVVDPVPQALVLTAIVIGLGVTALMLAYAVKLQGHGKSLDISSYEDLKW
- the mbhE gene encoding hydrogen gas-evolving membrane-bound hydrogenase subunit E encodes the protein MAKNIAVILLLLAMGTLFYNLADNFQAADSLNETATYYAENTADEVGTANIVTAIVVTYRGLDTLGEVTILFLTAAIVAFLLKGNTSGVERETRDSSELLKTAAGVITPLIFLLGAYIFINGHLTPGGGFQGGAVIASGLILLLLAKPESKAATGLFAVVESISGLAYVALGIAGIFLAGGFLDNSILPLGKVGDLMSAGAVPVIYILVGLKVGSELAGLLAKFHSMQGDK